GGACTGGGCTATCATATGTTCGCCTCAGCCGCGACTGGGTTGGCGGTAGGAATTGCTTTTATTCGCGGGTTAACTGGTAGACCGTTAGGCAATTTCTATGTAGACTTAATTCGCTCAATCACGCGGATTTTGCTACCTATTTGTATTGTGGGTGGTATTGCCCTGATGGCGGCTGGCGTTCCCGAAACCTTAGCAGGGCCAGTTGTATTCCCCACTTTAGAAGATTCTAATATTAGTCAGGCGATCGCACGCGGCCCGGTGGCTCATTTTGAAATCATCAAGCAATTAGGAGAAAACGGCGGCGGCTTTTTTGCTATCAACTCAGCACACCCCTTTGAAAATCCCAACGGGTTTTCTAACCTAATTGAGATTGTGGCGATGATTTCCATACCCACATCTCTGATTTATACATACGGTTTGTTTGCTAACAACACCAAACAAGCTTGGTTAGTTTATGGGATGGTGGCTGTAATCTTTATAGCATTTGTAATTATTAATGCTATTGGAGAATACAACGGTAATCCCGCAGTCAATGCACTGCTCTTAAGTACGCAACCGAATCTAGAAGGTAAAGAAGTGCGGTTTGGTTGGGCACAGTCGGCGCTGTTTGCCACAGTGACAACAGGGACAATGACTGGTGCTGTTAACAGTATGCATGACTCCTTTATGCCTAACGGTGGTTTTGTCACCCTGTCGAATATGTTTCTGCAAATTATTTGGGGTGGACAAGGTACAGGCACAGCTTACTTATTTGCCTACTTGATTTTGGCAGTATTTGCCACAGGTTTGATGGTAGGACGCACACCAGAATTTCTGGGACGGAAAATCGAAAAGCGGGAAGTGGTACTGGCGAGTTTTTTAATTCTCTTAGTTCATCCCATCGCCATTATGATTCCGGCAGGTATAGCTTTAGCATTTCCTGAACAACTAGCAGGAATTAGTAATCCCGGTTTTCACGGTTTTGCCCAAGTCATTTACGAATATGCCTCCGCAGCAGCTAATAATGGTTCGGGATTTGAAGGTTTAGGAGATTCTCAACCTTCACCGTTGGCGATCGCAGCTGGTGCAAAAACTACCGCAACTGCTTTGTGGTGGAACCTGAGTACTTGCTTTAGTCTTCTCGCCGGACGCTACATCCCCATTATCGGTTTGCTGTTGCTAGCAGATAGTATGTCCCGCAAAAAGCAAGTTCCTTTCAACGTTGGTACATTACGAACTGA
The genomic region above belongs to Calothrix sp. NIES-2098 and contains:
- a CDS encoding potassium-transporting ATPase subunit A encodes the protein MLQGWIQIALTLLIVVAITPFFGRYMARVYQEQRTFLDPILNPVEQVLYSLVGVATKENMTGWQYARAILYSNVVMGLLIFFIIMSQGWLPLNPTTIGAPTWDTALHTTISFITNTNQQHYSGETYLSYASQIWGLGYHMFASAATGLAVGIAFIRGLTGRPLGNFYVDLIRSITRILLPICIVGGIALMAAGVPETLAGPVVFPTLEDSNISQAIARGPVAHFEIIKQLGENGGGFFAINSAHPFENPNGFSNLIEIVAMISIPTSLIYTYGLFANNTKQAWLVYGMVAVIFIAFVIINAIGEYNGNPAVNALLLSTQPNLEGKEVRFGWAQSALFATVTTGTMTGAVNSMHDSFMPNGGFVTLSNMFLQIIWGGQGTGTAYLFAYLILAVFATGLMVGRTPEFLGRKIEKREVVLASFLILLVHPIAIMIPAGIALAFPEQLAGISNPGFHGFAQVIYEYASAAANNGSGFEGLGDSQPSPLAIAAGAKTTATALWWNLSTCFSLLAGRYIPIIGLLLLADSMSRKKQVPFNVGTLRTDTGLFTGVTAGVILILGALTFFPVLAFGPIGEAFYLGHGG